The uncultured Methanobrevibacter sp. region TTGGATTGTGATAATATGGCGTTTACATTAATTTATAAGAATTTAAATGAAAAAAGGGAAATCCCTAATGAAAATTACACTATCAAAGATTTACTTGATGATATGGAATTGTCACCTCAGACAATTGTATCCAAACA contains the following coding sequences:
- a CDS encoding MoaD/ThiS family protein, with amino-acid sequence MAFTLIYKNLNEKREIPNENYTIKDLLDDMELSPQTIVSKQNGELVIEDTVIENDDEIQLVQIIYGG